One genomic segment of Acidihalobacter prosperus includes these proteins:
- a CDS encoding YihY family inner membrane protein yields the protein MLATVRRFADDGCFQTAGSLTFTTLLSLVPLVTVLFGVLSLFPAFRDMTSDLRQLLVNQLVPTSGELVQHYLTQFSEKASRLTLVGSLWLLVTAVLTLSTVDTALNRIWRTSRHRDTVVVFIVYWALLTLGPLLFGTGFAVTSYVFAQYRAWLEGWSGEGGDWLALHMLSVFLETLTFTLLFVLVPRTRVSLKHALVGGVFTALMFELAKRGFSFYVSHFKNYELIYGAFSAVPIFLIWIYLSWLIVLLGAEVTACLSLDCHRGRMDDESARRSLRLAVRLVARLGSGQWHGRGVRLYELARAEPAFTQAQVETMLRRLARLKMTRQTGGEWYLIRDLRGVRLYELYRQGGFGLQPTGSRGRDSEALDTRLDALLNDAEGDMAARLNQTLAEFLPRMEVGEEEVREGLGE from the coding sequence ATGCTGGCGACCGTGCGTCGCTTCGCCGACGACGGCTGCTTCCAGACTGCCGGCAGCCTCACCTTTACGACCTTGTTGTCGCTGGTGCCGCTGGTCACGGTGCTGTTCGGCGTGCTGAGCCTGTTTCCGGCCTTCCGCGACATGACGTCGGATCTGCGTCAGCTGCTGGTCAATCAGTTGGTGCCGACATCGGGCGAACTGGTCCAGCACTATCTGACGCAATTCAGCGAGAAGGCCTCGCGGCTGACGCTGGTCGGTTCGCTGTGGCTGTTGGTGACGGCGGTGTTGACACTGTCGACGGTCGATACCGCGCTCAATCGGATCTGGCGTACCAGCCGACATCGCGATACCGTCGTCGTGTTCATCGTCTACTGGGCGCTGCTGACCCTCGGCCCGCTGCTGTTCGGCACCGGCTTTGCGGTGACCTCGTACGTTTTTGCGCAGTACCGTGCCTGGCTGGAGGGCTGGAGCGGCGAGGGCGGCGACTGGCTCGCCCTGCACATGCTGTCCGTGTTCCTCGAAACGCTGACCTTCACGCTATTGTTCGTGCTCGTGCCGAGAACGCGCGTGAGTCTTAAGCACGCCCTGGTGGGTGGCGTGTTCACGGCGCTGATGTTCGAGCTCGCCAAACGCGGTTTCTCGTTTTATGTTTCCCACTTCAAGAACTACGAGCTGATCTACGGTGCCTTTTCGGCAGTGCCGATTTTTCTGATCTGGATTTATCTGTCCTGGCTGATCGTGCTGCTCGGCGCGGAAGTGACCGCCTGTCTGAGCCTGGATTGTCACCGCGGCCGCATGGACGACGAGTCTGCTAGACGTTCCTTGCGTCTGGCGGTACGCCTGGTGGCCCGCCTGGGAAGCGGGCAGTGGCATGGTCGTGGCGTACGTCTTTATGAACTGGCTCGTGCCGAACCGGCCTTTACGCAGGCGCAGGTGGAAACCATGTTGAGACGGCTTGCTCGGCTCAAGATGACGCGGCAGACGGGCGGCGAATGGTATTTGATCCGCGACTTGAGAGGTGTCCGTCTGTACGAACTCTACCGGCAGGGTGGCTTCGGGCTCCAGCCCACGGGGTCGCGCGGGCGCGACAGCGAGGCTCTCGATACGCGCCTGGATGCCTTGCTCAATGATGCGGAAGGGGATATGGCGGCGCGCTTGAACCAGACGCTGGCGGAATTCCTGCCGCGGATGGAGGTGGGCGAAGAGGAAGTGCGCGAGGGATTGGGCGAATGA
- a CDS encoding DUF4124 domain-containing protein: protein MFLSPLLAHGAIYKWIDAQGVTHYSQMPPSGHRYTVIDSPVDAGNGTAESAGTNPAPMAPESAAPKDAAPKPAQIPDLKQRCQIASSDVKTLEQPRRVRIVKPDGSVEWMSDSQRAQRLKQAQAFVERYCKGD from the coding sequence TTGTTCCTCTCTCCCCTGCTCGCGCATGGCGCCATCTACAAGTGGATAGACGCACAGGGCGTCACCCACTACAGTCAGATGCCGCCAAGCGGACATCGCTATACCGTCATCGACTCGCCGGTCGATGCCGGGAACGGCACGGCCGAAAGCGCCGGGACCAACCCGGCTCCGATGGCGCCTGAATCGGCGGCGCCGAAGGACGCCGCGCCGAAGCCTGCGCAGATACCCGACCTCAAGCAACGCTGCCAAATCGCCAGCAGCGACGTCAAGACGCTCGAACAGCCGCGGCGCGTACGCATCGTCAAACCGGACGGCAGCGTCGAATGGATGAGCGATAGCCAGCGCGCCCAACGCCTCAAACAGGCTCAAGCCTTCGTCGAGCGCTACTGCAAGGGCGACTGA
- a CDS encoding phenylpyruvate tautomerase MIF-related protein, with amino-acid sequence MPLLSIEISLALEAPAIDALLGEASGLVAGLLGKPESYMMVRHQYNPAMRLGGHDAPLALIELRSIGLPETAPAELSKALCALLERHAGIPGTRVYLLFADVPRARWGHNGTTL; translated from the coding sequence ATGCCCCTGCTCAGCATCGAAATCAGCCTGGCGCTGGAAGCCCCGGCCATCGACGCCCTGCTCGGCGAAGCTTCCGGGCTCGTCGCCGGGCTGCTGGGCAAGCCCGAGTCCTACATGATGGTTCGCCACCAGTACAACCCGGCCATGCGCCTCGGCGGACATGACGCCCCGCTGGCATTGATCGAGCTTCGCAGCATCGGCCTTCCGGAAACGGCGCCAGCTGAACTCAGCAAGGCGCTGTGCGCTCTGCTCGAGCGCCATGCGGGCATCCCCGGTACACGGGTTTATCTGCTTTTCGCCGACGTCCCTCGCGCTCGCTGGGGACACAACGGCACTACCCTCTGA
- a CDS encoding efflux RND transporter periplasmic adaptor subunit yields the protein MAIQARKWILPVLLSAAMGALAGCGDRNTATSDTSSGASATNAVSAVTLKVAVRNLPAYADFPGSVAAADRVQVASRLMGYVQGLRVHEGQSVRAGALLLTIDPSDVKGGIAQARASLDKAQAALADAAANERRYKALFEQQAVPAQRYQQVHMAYQVAQGNVAQARAALKSARAQLHYAEVRAPFAGVVVAKSVSNGQLATPGQPLLTLDGAAHLQVVAQMSDQAFRALRLGQSVTVEVDGLGARPQSVSGTVERLVDASDPMTHTHTVKIALPAGSPAQSGDYARVRVAVGVHRGIVVPASAVHRRGDIDGVFVVDGQGVAYFRMVRLGPPIDGKVEVLAGLVSGDRIVVSAKGRLDNGVRVQTEDKS from the coding sequence ATGGCGATTCAAGCACGCAAATGGATATTGCCCGTCCTGCTCAGCGCCGCGATGGGTGCTCTGGCCGGTTGCGGCGATCGGAATACCGCGACATCGGATACCTCATCTGGCGCATCCGCAACGAATGCGGTATCGGCGGTTACCCTCAAGGTGGCGGTGCGCAATCTGCCCGCGTATGCCGATTTTCCCGGCAGCGTCGCGGCTGCGGATCGTGTGCAGGTGGCTTCCCGATTGATGGGATATGTGCAAGGGTTGCGCGTCCACGAGGGGCAGTCCGTTCGTGCCGGAGCGCTGTTGCTCACGATCGATCCCAGCGATGTCAAGGGTGGCATCGCGCAGGCGCGCGCAAGCCTCGACAAGGCCCAAGCCGCATTGGCGGACGCTGCCGCGAATGAACGCCGTTACAAGGCGCTGTTTGAGCAGCAGGCGGTCCCGGCGCAACGCTATCAGCAGGTTCACATGGCCTACCAGGTTGCCCAGGGCAACGTCGCGCAGGCGCGCGCCGCACTCAAGTCCGCGCGCGCGCAGTTGCACTATGCCGAGGTGCGTGCGCCCTTTGCCGGCGTGGTGGTGGCCAAGTCGGTCAGCAACGGGCAGCTGGCGACGCCGGGGCAGCCTCTGCTGACGCTCGATGGCGCGGCGCACCTGCAGGTCGTGGCGCAGATGAGCGACCAGGCATTCCGTGCCCTGCGCCTCGGTCAGTCCGTTACGGTCGAAGTGGACGGACTGGGCGCGCGGCCGCAGTCGGTGAGCGGCACGGTGGAACGCCTGGTGGACGCTTCCGACCCGATGACGCACACCCATACGGTCAAGATCGCCCTGCCGGCCGGCAGTCCCGCCCAGAGCGGCGACTATGCGCGCGTGCGGGTTGCGGTTGGAGTGCATCGCGGCATCGTCGTGCCGGCGTCGGCGGTGCACCGGCGTGGCGATATCGACGGCGTATTCGTGGTTGACGGGCAAGGCGTCGCGTATTTTCGCATGGTCCGCCTGGGGCCGCCGATTGATGGCAAGGTCGAAGTGCTGGCGGGACTGGTGAGCGGGGACCGCATCGTGGTGTCGGCCAAGGGCCGCCTGGATAATGGCGTGCGCGTGCAGACGGAAGACAAATCATGA
- a CDS encoding TolC family protein, translated as MRGYPSGSQAWLRLLVLSSLLLALTVSPAEAANPADTASSAGMLSLDQAVHRALAQTPEMLEARARLDEAKGGVREARGHLLPSLSASLMGSGSDNPLNVFGMKLSQGKATFNDFGANQFLGPQSLSTAPDNLNDPGWYRNYQTKLTLQIPVYNGGQIWGGLAQARAYLAAARQGDVAARQHLLFEVLGAYAGVGAAQAFVGVAGKAIAAADAYVKLSEQLFAQGVVSKSDVLRAKLHLANARLQSQEARNALENQLARLRMMVGLPADVPVRLAQRVSVVLPAADLTALRRQGVTDNPGVRARLLQVEAARAGVDKARASYLPHFNIQISREWNSPSLDGGRPSYTVAGVLTWNVFDFGARRGALDGAEARVMQRQAEARKAREQTVLAVDKAWREVRLAAIRESTREQAIGEAAEAERLARLRYEKGVSTIAELLASQAELDKTRSQLVAARYQAVMARAGLLLATGRLSLSALRTSPAQP; from the coding sequence ATGAGAGGTTATCCATCGGGGTCCCAGGCGTGGCTGAGACTGCTGGTTTTGTCATCCCTGCTGCTCGCCTTGACGGTCTCGCCGGCAGAGGCGGCGAACCCGGCCGACACGGCGTCTTCGGCTGGGATGCTGAGTCTGGATCAGGCGGTGCACCGCGCACTCGCGCAGACGCCGGAGATGCTTGAGGCGCGCGCGCGTCTCGACGAGGCGAAAGGCGGCGTGCGCGAGGCGCGAGGCCACTTGCTGCCGAGTCTGAGCGCTTCGTTGATGGGGTCCGGCAGCGACAACCCGCTCAATGTTTTCGGGATGAAGCTCTCGCAGGGCAAGGCGACCTTCAACGATTTCGGCGCGAACCAGTTTCTGGGGCCGCAGAGCCTCTCGACGGCGCCGGACAACCTGAACGATCCTGGCTGGTATCGCAACTATCAGACGAAGCTGACCCTGCAGATCCCGGTCTACAACGGCGGTCAGATCTGGGGCGGCCTGGCGCAGGCGCGGGCCTACCTTGCCGCTGCGCGGCAGGGTGACGTGGCCGCCCGGCAGCATTTGTTGTTCGAGGTGCTGGGTGCCTATGCGGGCGTCGGGGCCGCACAGGCCTTCGTCGGGGTGGCCGGCAAGGCGATCGCCGCCGCCGATGCCTACGTGAAGCTGAGCGAGCAGCTGTTTGCTCAGGGAGTCGTTTCCAAGAGCGACGTGCTGCGCGCCAAACTGCATCTCGCCAATGCGCGACTGCAATCGCAGGAAGCCCGCAACGCGCTCGAGAATCAGCTCGCGCGTCTGCGGATGATGGTGGGTTTGCCGGCAGACGTGCCGGTGCGGCTCGCGCAGCGGGTCAGCGTCGTACTGCCGGCGGCGGATCTGACGGCATTGCGCCGGCAGGGCGTGACGGACAATCCGGGCGTGCGCGCGCGGCTGCTGCAGGTGGAGGCCGCACGGGCAGGCGTCGACAAGGCCCGTGCAAGCTATCTTCCCCATTTCAATATCCAGATCAGCCGCGAGTGGAACAGCCCTTCGCTCGACGGCGGTCGTCCCTCGTATACCGTGGCCGGCGTGTTGACCTGGAACGTGTTCGATTTCGGCGCCCGCCGTGGAGCGCTCGACGGCGCCGAGGCAAGGGTGATGCAGCGCCAGGCCGAGGCACGCAAGGCGCGCGAGCAGACGGTGCTGGCCGTGGACAAGGCGTGGCGCGAGGTGAGGCTGGCGGCGATCCGCGAGTCGACCCGCGAACAGGCCATCGGCGAGGCTGCCGAGGCTGAGCGTCTGGCGCGACTGCGTTACGAAAAAGGCGTGTCCACGATCGCCGAGCTGCTTGCATCGCAGGCGGAACTCGACAAAACGCGCAGCCAGCTGGTGGCGGCGCGCTATCAGGCGGTGATGGCGCGTGCGGGCCTGCTGCTGGCGACCGGGCGGTTGAGCCTGAGCGCACTGCGGACTTCACCTGCCCAACCCTGA
- a CDS encoding acylphosphatase — MSSALRWWVSGRVQGVSFRAATRDKALALGLNGYARNLADGRVEVYACGSGPALRDLGIWLQRGPPAARVERAMQAAAVDEGVSGFEIRR; from the coding sequence ATGAGCAGCGCCCTGCGCTGGTGGGTGTCCGGGCGCGTCCAGGGCGTGTCGTTTCGCGCGGCGACGCGGGATAAGGCGCTTGCGCTGGGCTTGAACGGATATGCCCGCAATCTCGCAGACGGTCGTGTGGAGGTTTATGCCTGCGGCAGCGGTCCTGCGTTGCGGGATTTGGGGATCTGGCTACAGCGAGGGCCGCCCGCAGCCCGCGTCGAGCGGGCGATGCAGGCGGCGGCGGTGGACGAGGGCGTATCGGGCTTCGAAATCCGGCGTTAG
- a CDS encoding LysR family transcriptional regulator translates to MADRRLQVFYTVAKLLSFTKAADTLHMTQPAVTFQIRQLEDHFNTRLFDRTHNRVSLTEAGQIAYQFSERIFELYAELDNAIKELTGDISGALTVGASTTIAEYMLPALLGTFKAEHPDVNLRLRVSNTEGIVSMVENNIIDLGVVEAPVANKNLVVEMCREDELVAVLPPSHPLAGEKALTAKAFFSHPFICREEGSGTREVIMEYLDEQGLDRNSLNECLELGSSESIKGAVEAGMGVSILSRTSLDKEIALGRLVALPLDPPLRRPFSFVRQRQKFRLRAMEELLNFARDYCETHAHDGHSQP, encoded by the coding sequence GTGGCCGACCGCAGACTTCAGGTTTTCTATACCGTTGCCAAATTGCTGAGTTTTACCAAGGCGGCAGATACGTTACACATGACCCAACCGGCGGTGACTTTTCAGATCCGCCAGCTTGAGGACCATTTCAACACGCGGCTTTTCGATCGCACCCACAACCGGGTGAGCCTAACCGAGGCCGGGCAGATCGCCTACCAATTCAGCGAGCGCATTTTCGAACTCTACGCAGAGCTCGACAATGCGATCAAGGAACTGACCGGCGACATCAGCGGTGCGTTGACGGTGGGGGCTTCAACGACCATCGCCGAATACATGTTGCCCGCACTGCTCGGGACCTTCAAGGCCGAGCACCCGGACGTCAATCTTCGCCTGCGCGTCTCCAATACCGAAGGCATTGTGTCCATGGTCGAGAACAACATCATCGATCTGGGCGTGGTCGAGGCGCCGGTTGCGAACAAGAATCTGGTCGTGGAGATGTGCCGCGAGGACGAGCTGGTCGCCGTGCTGCCGCCGAGCCACCCGCTGGCCGGCGAGAAGGCCCTCACCGCCAAGGCCTTCTTCAGCCACCCCTTTATCTGTCGAGAGGAGGGGTCGGGGACGCGCGAGGTCATCATGGAATACCTTGACGAACAGGGACTCGACCGCAATAGTCTCAACGAGTGTCTGGAGTTGGGCAGTTCGGAATCCATCAAGGGGGCGGTGGAGGCCGGCATGGGCGTGAGTATCCTGTCGCGCACCAGCCTGGACAAGGAGATCGCTCTCGGCCGCCTGGTCGCGTTGCCGCTGGACCCGCCGTTGCGTCGGCCATTTTCGTTCGTACGCCAGCGCCAGAAATTCCGTCTGCGCGCCATGGAGGAGTTGCTCAACTTCGCCCGCGATTACTGCGAGACGCATGCGCACGACGGGCACTCGCAGCCGTAA
- a CDS encoding proline--tRNA ligase, producing the protein MRVSQFPLATLKEVPSEAEIVSHQLMLRAGLIRRLASGLYTWLPLGLRVLRKVERIVREEMDAAGALELLMPCIQPAELWQESGRWEKYGPELLRLNDRHQREFCFGPTHEEVITDIARRELRSYKQLPLNYYQIQTKFRDEIRPRFGVMRAREFVMKDAYSFHIDEASLDETYQRMYAAYTKIFTRLGLDFRAVAADTGSIGGNASHEFHVLAEAGEDAIAFADGGDFAANVELAEAVPDRDERPQPGEPLRLVDTPEAKTIQALVEQFDQPIERTVKTLIVRASEQVGGGLLALILRGDHQLNPIKAEKLPQVASPLQFAEESEIRAVIGAGPGSLGPVELPIPIIVDRCAAMIADFGAGANVDGKHHFGINWVRDVPLGPVADLRNVIEGDPSPDGKGRLRIVRGIEVGHIFKLGRTYSERLNATVLDEQGQPAVLSMGCYGIGVSRIVGAAIEQNHDARGIVWPTPLAPFQIAIAPINLHKSQRLREAVEDLYRNLTEAGFEVLLDDREVRPGVMFADLELIGIPHRVVLSERGLDAGEAEYKGRRDADPRQVPLAELTTFLRQQT; encoded by the coding sequence ATGCGCGTTTCACAATTCCCGCTTGCGACCCTCAAGGAGGTCCCCTCCGAGGCCGAAATCGTCAGTCACCAGCTCATGCTGCGCGCCGGCCTCATACGTCGGCTGGCCTCCGGGCTTTACACCTGGTTGCCCTTGGGCCTGCGCGTCTTGCGCAAGGTCGAGCGCATCGTGCGCGAGGAAATGGACGCGGCCGGCGCCCTCGAACTGCTGATGCCGTGCATACAACCGGCGGAACTGTGGCAGGAATCGGGCCGCTGGGAAAAATACGGCCCAGAACTGCTGCGCCTGAATGACCGCCATCAGCGCGAGTTCTGCTTCGGCCCGACACACGAAGAGGTCATCACCGACATCGCCCGCCGCGAACTGCGCAGCTATAAGCAGCTGCCCTTGAACTACTACCAGATCCAGACCAAGTTCCGCGACGAAATACGCCCGCGCTTCGGCGTGATGCGCGCGCGCGAATTCGTAATGAAGGACGCCTACTCCTTTCATATCGACGAAGCCTCGCTGGACGAAACCTACCAGCGCATGTACGCCGCCTACACCAAAATATTCACCCGCCTGGGCCTGGATTTTCGCGCGGTCGCCGCAGACACCGGCTCCATCGGCGGCAACGCCTCGCACGAGTTCCACGTGCTTGCCGAAGCCGGCGAGGACGCCATCGCCTTCGCCGACGGCGGCGACTTTGCCGCCAATGTCGAGCTCGCCGAAGCCGTACCGGATCGCGACGAACGTCCGCAGCCGGGCGAACCGCTGCGGCTGGTCGATACGCCGGAGGCCAAGACCATACAGGCGCTGGTCGAGCAGTTCGATCAGCCGATCGAGCGTACGGTCAAAACCTTGATCGTGCGCGCCAGCGAGCAGGTCGGCGGCGGACTGCTCGCGCTGATTCTGCGCGGCGACCACCAGCTCAATCCGATCAAGGCCGAAAAACTTCCGCAGGTGGCAAGCCCGCTGCAGTTTGCCGAGGAATCCGAGATTCGCGCCGTCATCGGCGCTGGGCCCGGCTCCCTTGGCCCCGTCGAGCTGCCGATCCCGATCATCGTCGACCGCTGTGCCGCGATGATCGCAGATTTCGGTGCCGGGGCGAACGTGGATGGCAAGCACCATTTCGGCATCAACTGGGTACGAGACGTCCCGCTCGGCCCCGTGGCCGACCTGCGCAACGTGATCGAAGGCGACCCCAGTCCAGACGGCAAGGGGCGGCTACGCATCGTCCGCGGCATCGAGGTCGGCCATATCTTCAAGCTCGGACGCACCTACAGCGAGCGCCTGAACGCCACCGTACTCGACGAACAGGGCCAGCCGGCCGTCCTCTCCATGGGTTGCTACGGTATCGGCGTATCGCGCATCGTGGGCGCCGCAATCGAGCAGAATCACGATGCGCGCGGGATCGTCTGGCCGACGCCGCTCGCGCCGTTCCAAATCGCCATCGCGCCGATCAATCTGCACAAGTCGCAACGCCTGCGCGAAGCCGTGGAGGATTTGTACCGCAATCTGACCGAGGCAGGCTTCGAGGTGCTGCTGGACGATCGCGAAGTCCGCCCGGGCGTTATGTTCGCCGACCTGGAACTGATCGGCATTCCCCACCGCGTGGTCCTCAGCGAACGAGGGCTCGACGCCGGCGAAGCCGAATACAAGGGACGCCGGGATGCCGACCCCAGACAGGTGCCGCTGGCCGAGCTGACGACCTTCCTGCGGCAGCAGACCTGA
- a CDS encoding efflux RND transporter permease subunit: MSAQHPDERLNLAGRLAQAFLASKITALIMLALTLFGTLAVMVTPRLYNPEIVVPAASILVMRPGSSPEEIQNQVVRPLEALMAGLKGVEHTYGNAVNDLGVVTVQFQVGANEERSLLLLYNQLMRNMDRLPPGTMQPLVKSIGINDVPVLAVTLSARNLGGVALRELGERVLQQLRSVPNVGDSHVIGGERPAVNVEIEPGRLAAAGLSLDQVIKLLKASNAVVPAGHLVNSNRQIDLRVNAAFADVHELGDIVVGVVHGKPVYLKDVARVVRGARSHDEYVSEAAGAADAVPAVTLAIGKRAGANAVTVSDAVLSKLHRLEREMLPQGVHVSVTRDYGRRANDAVNTLMEHLAIAIIVVSFILLFFLGWREAIIVTLTVPLTLFVVLGVGWMIGQTINRISLFALILSLGLLVDAAIVVIENIHRHLHHGDCRDYGGMLVRATNEIGNPTNIATIAVILAFVPMAFVSGMMGPFMRPIPINVPVAMVASLILAYIVVPWVAYRWLRGKAMATLARQADLEDAGESKQDWLHRSYVAVIRPLIASGRKRTVFFSIVIGLLLLSLLMPAWQFIRPTGMNGPISALGVSLQMLPDGNVSTFTVEIDTPAGTALAETGRVAQAVGEVLARERYVTHYQTYLGRTGPLSFAGMVRGDALRKGSNLAQIVVNLVGRHDRPHTSVVATEVWKALAPVRAAFPLTRIKLFMTPPGPPVRSQVLAELYGPNYETLRQTAALVKQDFEKVYGMINIDDSVTATAPEYRIHVDARKAMLAGVAPAQVAKLVHDYVAGIDVGTLREVHAPEPVALIVRLKRADRSWIQQVRDLQVTNAQGRSVPIGSLVRIEPSSVAKPILDRDQHPVVYVMGDMLNASPVYATLTLNSMLDGKTLPNGVHLTTGNLGFVDAQPNDVTHYQLLWGGDMRLTLDVFRDLGAAFIVALVFIYLLLVAYYQSFALPVIVMGAIPLTLVGIFPGHWLFHMPFNATSMIGFIALAGIVVRNSLLLIDFILDYRRRGYGLAESVIEAGAIRFRPILLTALAIIFGSAVMVSDPVFGGLAVSLIFGTLASTLLTLVVIPLLYYLWQRREDARAGAA, translated from the coding sequence ATGAGTGCGCAGCACCCGGACGAACGGCTGAACCTGGCGGGGCGGCTGGCGCAGGCCTTTCTGGCCTCCAAGATCACGGCGTTGATCATGTTGGCGCTCACGCTGTTCGGCACGCTTGCCGTGATGGTGACGCCGCGCCTGTACAACCCGGAGATCGTGGTGCCGGCGGCCTCGATTCTGGTCATGCGTCCCGGCAGCAGCCCGGAAGAGATCCAGAATCAGGTGGTGCGGCCCCTGGAAGCGCTGATGGCCGGCCTCAAGGGCGTGGAGCATACCTACGGCAATGCGGTCAACGATCTGGGCGTGGTGACCGTGCAGTTCCAGGTGGGGGCGAACGAGGAGCGCAGTCTGCTGCTGCTCTACAACCAGCTGATGCGCAACATGGACCGTTTGCCGCCCGGCACGATGCAGCCGCTGGTCAAGAGCATCGGCATCAATGACGTGCCGGTGCTGGCGGTCACGCTCAGCGCCAGAAATTTGGGCGGAGTAGCGTTGCGCGAGTTGGGCGAGCGCGTGCTGCAACAGCTGCGCAGCGTGCCGAACGTGGGCGACAGCCATGTGATCGGCGGCGAGCGACCCGCCGTGAATGTCGAAATCGAGCCCGGTCGTCTGGCAGCCGCAGGCCTCAGCCTGGATCAGGTGATCAAGCTGCTCAAGGCCTCGAATGCGGTGGTGCCGGCGGGGCATCTAGTCAACAGCAACCGGCAGATCGACCTGCGCGTCAATGCGGCCTTCGCCGATGTGCACGAGCTGGGGGACATCGTGGTCGGCGTGGTGCACGGCAAGCCAGTCTATCTCAAGGATGTGGCGCGAGTCGTGCGCGGCGCGCGCAGCCACGATGAATACGTCAGCGAGGCCGCCGGCGCCGCCGATGCCGTGCCGGCGGTGACCCTGGCGATCGGCAAGCGCGCCGGCGCCAATGCGGTGACCGTATCCGATGCGGTGCTTTCCAAGCTGCATCGTCTCGAACGCGAGATGCTGCCGCAGGGCGTGCATGTCAGCGTGACCCGCGACTACGGGCGCCGCGCCAACGATGCGGTCAACACGCTGATGGAGCATCTGGCCATCGCGATCATCGTGGTGTCCTTCATCCTGCTGTTCTTCCTCGGCTGGCGGGAGGCGATCATCGTCACCCTGACGGTGCCCCTGACGCTGTTCGTGGTGCTGGGCGTGGGCTGGATGATTGGCCAGACCATCAACCGGATATCGCTATTCGCGCTGATCCTGTCGCTTGGCCTGCTGGTGGATGCGGCCATCGTGGTGATCGAGAACATCCACCGCCACCTGCATCACGGCGATTGCCGAGACTATGGCGGAATGCTGGTGCGCGCGACCAACGAGATCGGTAATCCGACCAACATCGCCACGATTGCGGTCATCCTGGCCTTCGTGCCGATGGCCTTCGTCAGTGGCATGATGGGGCCGTTCATGCGGCCGATACCGATCAACGTGCCGGTGGCGATGGTGGCTTCGCTGATCCTGGCGTATATCGTGGTGCCGTGGGTGGCCTATCGCTGGCTGCGCGGCAAGGCGATGGCCACCCTGGCGCGCCAGGCCGATCTCGAGGATGCCGGCGAATCGAAGCAGGACTGGCTGCACCGCAGCTACGTCGCCGTCATCCGGCCGCTGATCGCGAGCGGACGCAAGCGCACGGTGTTTTTCTCCATCGTCATCGGCCTGCTGTTGTTATCCCTGTTGATGCCGGCCTGGCAATTTATCCGCCCCACGGGCATGAACGGCCCGATCAGTGCGCTTGGCGTGAGCCTGCAGATGCTGCCCGACGGCAACGTCAGTACCTTCACCGTCGAAATCGACACGCCCGCCGGTACCGCGCTGGCAGAGACCGGACGCGTCGCGCAGGCCGTGGGCGAAGTGCTGGCGCGCGAGCGCTACGTGACCCATTACCAGACCTATCTGGGCCGTACCGGCCCCCTGAGCTTCGCCGGCATGGTGCGCGGCGATGCCCTGCGCAAGGGCAGCAATCTCGCGCAGATCGTGGTCAATCTCGTCGGCCGCCACGACCGTCCGCATACCAGCGTGGTGGCCACGGAGGTGTGGAAGGCGTTGGCGCCGGTGCGCGCGGCCTTCCCGCTCACCCGCATCAAGCTGTTCATGACGCCGCCGGGGCCACCGGTGCGCTCCCAGGTGCTGGCGGAACTGTACGGGCCGAACTACGAAACCCTGCGTCAAACGGCGGCGCTCGTGAAGCAGGATTTCGAGAAGGTTTATGGCATGATCAATATCGACGATTCGGTCACGGCCACGGCGCCTGAATACCGGATTCATGTCGATGCGCGCAAGGCCATGCTGGCGGGCGTGGCGCCGGCGCAGGTCGCCAAGCTCGTCCACGACTATGTGGCGGGCATCGATGTCGGCACCCTGCGCGAGGTGCATGCCCCCGAACCCGTGGCACTGATCGTGCGGCTCAAGCGTGCCGACCGTTCCTGGATTCAGCAGGTGCGCGACCTGCAGGTCACCAATGCACAGGGGCGTTCGGTGCCGATCGGCAGCCTGGTGCGTATCGAGCCGTCCAGCGTCGCCAAGCCGATTCTCGACCGCGACCAGCATCCGGTGGTCTACGTGATGGGCGACATGCTCAATGCCAGCCCGGTGTACGCGACGTTGACGCTCAACAGCATGCTCGACGGCAAAACGCTGCCCAATGGCGTGCATCTAACCACGGGGAATCTCGGCTTCGTTGACGCGCAGCCGAACGACGTGACCCACTATCAGCTGCTCTGGGGTGGCGATATGCGGTTGACGCTAGACGTGTTCCGCGATCTCGGCGCCGCCTTCATCGTCGCGCTGGTGTTCATCTATCTGCTGCTGGTGGCCTACTACCAGTCCTTCGCGTTGCCGGTGATCGTGATGGGCGCGATCCCGTTGACCCTGGTAGGCATCTTCCCCGGGCATTGGTTGTTCCACATGCCGTTCAATGCGACCTCGATGATCGGTTTCATTGCCTTGGCCGGCATCGTGGTGCGCAACTCGCTGCTGTTGATCGATTTCATACTCGACTACCGCCGCCGCGGTTACGGGTTGGCCGAATCGGTGATCGAGGCGGGCGCCATCCGCTTCCGGCCGATCCTGTTGACCGCGCTGGCCATCATTTTCGGTTCCGCTGTGATGGTCAGCGACCCGGTGTTCGGTGGCCTGGCCGTATCGCTGATCTTCGGCACGCTGGCATCCACGCTGCTGACCCTGGTCGTGATCCCGCTGCTCTATTATCTTTGGCAGCGCCGTGAGGATGCGCGTGCCGGCGCCGCATGA